In Penaeus monodon isolate SGIC_2016 chromosome 7, NSTDA_Pmon_1, whole genome shotgun sequence, the genomic stretch TCTTCTAAAGATCGgctttgggaaaaacccttttgggcgAGCAGTTCACCCAATTGTCAGTtcgtcaaaaaattaaaaatcccaaaaaaaggttttgggtggGGAAATagatcccttttttaaaagttttttttaacaaatggtaATTTaggtttgaaaattttaaaaaaaaataaaattttggtggggaaaaaaaaaaaattttgggaatagactattttttaatttttagcttgtttccttttttttctaaaagtttattttttaaaagcccgatttcaaaaaaaacccccaaaggggttttccccccgaaaaacccGCCCCCTCCCATTTGGTggaatcaaaaaaattaaaacagtttcaattttttgttttaaaaaaaaatgggaattttttgggaaaatgcaaGCAGTTTTAGGactgaaaaacccccccaaagctcCAGTCCTGGGGTTTGGGgaggaaaaattatgaaaaattttaagatttacaaaaaaaaagagaattgatTAAAAGTTGATAAAAACCCCGCCCCCtgtcagaaagaaaaggaaaatgatgagggGGAAAGGAACCATTTTAAGGCCCCAAAGATATTTATTGTTGTTCCTTGAATTACCCAGACAATTTGCGGAAGAAACCCGCAACACTTGCAAATAGGTTTTGtttcaaaaaacttttctttttttttaaaaaattttaaaaaaacactggccctgaggaaaaaatttttttgcgtaAACCAAAATTTTCTCTTGtaaatccttttccccccaaaaaaagttaatTTGGAAAAGGGCCAAAGgaaaatgtattaaattttttttccccccaaaaaaaaaaccccaaacgaaaaaaaaaaaaaaacttaaaaatttttttttttcccccaaaattttttattttaaaaaaagattccagtaggttttggggagatttttttttttaaattttttaacttttaaaaccaaggttttattagtttttcaaaaaaatttccaataattggaaacccgggaaaaaggggaattaaggCTGGCATCAAAGGAAATGGGCGTTTGAAGGGAACTGATATTTCCCAAAAGCactaaataaacaattaaaaaggtttggggtttcgagtttcaaaaaaataaaaacctaaaccCGTGGGGGAGAGCAAATCCCCGAaggggaagaaaagcaaaaagcaatCATTTTAGGTCGGGAAAACCCGAAAAACCAAAGgccgggttggggtttttttcatttttttggggttatgaagaaaataaaaaaaatttttgaaattaaaagttttgttatttttgggtattttttttttccattttttaaattttaattttttttttaaaaaaattttttgtaaaaaacccccgtttttttgaaagttaaaaaaattcGGCCTAGGGAAAtagaatcccttttttttttttaattggtcttTACTGCTAAggggattggggggaaaaaaattaaaaaaaaaaaaaacccaagggaaaaaaaggatggggccccccccttcccgggaaatttttggggggaaatgaaaaggCCTCCCGCTAATTCACCCGTTCCTGGAgaaatatagggtttttttttaaaaaaaaagcctaaaaggaaaaaaaagggaagggggaaaaaaaaaaatgatttgaaaaaagggaaaaaaagaagaaaagggttttgattaaaattttttggaaaaggaaaaccctttaacccccttaaaaaattgttggggtttttaatttaaaaaaatttgaaagggttttttaaatatttatattttattttcaaattggaaaaagtgaaaatccCTTGGACGGGCACCAGACCCCTTTTGGGCTAATGGAGCCTGAATTGAAGATAAAGAGGtggttgggggaaaaccccccaaaaaccccctccccaaaatGGGGGCCTTAATTTTTTGCGGGAAGTTTTTGAACGtcatgaaaaacccccccccattttactCTCCCTGGTGAAACCAAAAAGTTATaacaaaatttgggtttaaacaaaattttttttaaaaactcgaaattatttttttttctttttaattaaaaaattttttcttcccggaaaatttgaaaaaaaggataagtagagttaaacccttttttttgggcccccattgGGCTTGGGAAAAACTTAAGTTTCCCCTTAAATACCCTacatgaattttatttatttttaaaaaggcaatCAAAATTTCCGATAGACCAAAAGggaatttgaattttttaaatttttttaaaatttttattaaccttattttttttctttttttatttggttttcttataaattttttttcaaaaaaattttttaaatttcttaattttttttaaaatttatttttccctaatGGGAAGGAAACTTTTGGCATTGGGTTGTGGGGGGACCAAAAAatacctaaaacccccccccctgttaGCACAGGTTTTTgtgggaaattggggaaaaaggggggaaaaatttattcctttaaaaaattttgaaaaaaattttttgggtttattaactcaatgttttttttaggtttttttgaattttaaaagtttattttttgtttggtttttgtgggtgttggtaggggaatttcaataaaatgtttgtttttttttccccaattttaagggggaaaaaagggggggggaaaaaattttttttaaaatctgtgctttaaaaattattttatttttttttagtgggggttttttttttttttccgggttaaacaatttttttttgaaaaaaccagaCCCCCGGTTtggagttaaaattttttttttttttttttttttaatcccacaaGGATTCCCCCAAAggggttgttttttccccctttttttttaataaaaaaaactaaaaacagtgaaaaggggaaaaggggaggaaaaatttttggggggaaaaacatttcaagcctctgtaaaaaaaaaatttaaaataaaaaagggatggcAAATTTTCAATTCCCAGAGCTTTTATTATAACTTAAGATGTTCATATGTGTACAGGTGGGGAGAGATAATCATAACATGAATatttaattttgattaaaaaaaagtagattgTCAGTCCCATGACCTTTCAACTGATCATGaccaataaagtaataatgaagtTAACTTCTGCAATCATATGATTTAAAcctctcattctctgtttctctttctactcctctctgttttttctttcctatctacTATCATTTGTTTCCATTAAATATGCTTTTAATATCTCTGTATAATGTTGTTTACACCTTTATTTTATTCTCAATTTCAGAGTAGACTAGACAACCGCTTTTATCGGCGTATCAATGCGGTCCAGTTTGATGTGCGGTACCTGGCCACCAACACAGAAAAATTCAACCAGAAAGGAAGCAATATTGTTAGGCAAGCCAGGATTGTCACTGAACTGTGCTTGAAACTGATCAAGTGAGTATAAAAGGATTTCATTTTTTCACTACCCTCATTTTAGATAATAGAAATCTCTTTTGTCTTAATCCCATGGACACCATACAACATCTATTCTAGCAGTTACATGCACAATCCGGATGCCAGGTGGCAAGTCTCCATGCTATATGCAGTTAAGACTGCCCTGATTGTAATCATTGATAAGTTATAACTCTAAAAGTAGGCATAAGGTCACTTTTTAGCCTCTTTTATCAAAAGATCATATGTATCAACCAAAATTGTGGAGAGTAGGGAAAGTATACTTCTGCTTCTAATTTTTCATTCATGTGGCTGACTTACAATTCATGAATGAGGTTGGTTTAGTtaggaaggaaaacagaaagagctAATTTCCTCTGTCCATAATGCTAATGGTGCTTTTGAAGAAGACTAGGAACAAATCTTAGAGAATAGTTATGTGTTGTTAGATAAAGGTCATTAGTCTTGTTCTAATCTTTGATAAATATTCCACAGAGATGACACATGTATCGACCCCACGCCCCTATACCATGAACTGCAAGCCAACTACCACTCTCCAGATCATAGCGATGAGGATCCAACTGGCGAAAGTAGAGGTGGGGGATTGCGGGGTGAGGGCAAGGGGGGTCACAGCAAAGGTCTTCGTGGTCGAGGACAACCTGCAGCTGTAAAGAAGTCATGGCAACAAATGTGTCGAGATCTCCTCAGAAGCATATTTGAAAAAGAAGACTCTATACCCTTCAGGTCAGTGCAAAAGCTGAAGTTAATGTCTGTCAAGGATTTTCCTCATTTGAGGAGCATTTGAGCAGCACCCTTGATAAAAATCTGGCCTACAGCCAGATTTTCTCATGACATGATGTTCATATCCTCTGGATCCATATTAGTGAAGATTTGGATACAAGTCCTTTGAAAAGTGATTTAACAATTCACTGATGCTGGTTTGTTCAGTATTCACAATatgacaaacacaaaaatagtaattaaaggTATTTTGCTGATTTGATTAATACTTGCCAAAGGGATTGGCTCTTATTGATGACATTTTTTATGGTCatgttaacccattggatctgggcATTAGGCCGATGTGAGCAGCCATTCTGCTGGGTGGCTGCTTGTAGGCTGGGCACACGTGAGATGGCAAGACTCTGTACCTCCTATTTGCAAAGTTATTTACTCTTTACGGGTAAGCATTTTTAGCTTTATGACCATTTCCCAATGTCCATATGTGCCATTTGATTTGCATTATCCAGTTGGCATTAGTTTTATTCTTTGCATAGACTCCAGTTATCTCTCAAAGTAGTCTAAAACTCACTGCAAGAAAAATAAGGCTATGTAACACTGTTACTTTtgtcatttttgaaatttttatttttacataatattcaattttctgtaaatcAAGGAAggaatataatgaaaaacatggaAATGGCGTCCTCCATGGAACCAGCACTTTTCCAGTAACCGCTCAGATATTTCATTCCACACTCATATGttgatgggaataatgcaaaattgcCAAACAAGTAAAATAAACCTCCGAATAAGTTTGTGCACTCGTGGCAAGTCTTTTCCACTTGGCCTTCAGCTACAACATTCATGATGGCAGGTTCGCATCATCCAGCCTACAGCCAGATTTTTCACCTGCCCCTCAACCCAGATTTTTTCATGACGTGATAGTCACATCACCCGGATCCAACGGGTTAATATAGAGACCTTAGGTTGATTTATTCTCTCACCTAGTGTGTTCATCATCTTCAGATTTCCAGTGGACTTGGAGCGTTACCCTGACTACAGTCAGGTGATTGATATACCCATGGACCTCACCACAGTTAGAGAAGAGTTGTCAGCCTCAGGCTACTCCACACCACATGACTTTGCCAAGGATGTTCGACTCATCTTTACAAACTCCAAAAATTACAACACCAACAAGAGGTCCAGGGTATGTATTGTACATTTTTGTGTAGCAGATTTTTTTTCAGGGATTTTAGTTTTgagatgaatgtatgtatattgtctGAAATAAGTCTTCAATACCTTTAAGCAATAAGTTCTTCTGGGAACagactgtgtgtgggtgtgagggatTTTAGCAATGGCGAGTTTGTTAATGGATGGATGATAAGAGATTTGATTCACAGTAAATGCATATAGAAATTAGAAGGCAATATTTAAGTtttaatagctttttttttcttcctcttgttcagATTTACTCCATGACTCTACGGTTGGAAGCATATTTTGAGGACCAGATAAAGCCAATATTAGCAAGCTACAAATCAAAAGGTAAGCGTGGTCCATATAAACCTACTCGAGGCCCGAAAGGAAAATTTATATCACCCTCTCAGAAAATTCTGAGTGGACAGACATGCGCAGCTCAGGCTGGGCAGAGCTCCAGCAAGGGGTCTAGTGGTCTCTCTTCAGGGGGGCGTGGAGGTCTGCAGAAGAGGGCGCCACCATCTCGCCTGGGCTCACCTGCATCATCACGCAGTGGAACCTCTGGCAGGATGAGCGGTCCTCGCACAAAACGTACGTGTGGGTAGCCAACCCCCACGAGTGGCCCAAGCTGTACTGAGTGTTGCTTGGGGTGGCTGGATGACTGGCTAATGCCTGCTCTTAATGATGCAAAGTTGCTTCATCATGCACTGTCAGTTCTGCAGGAAGCTGCTGCCACAGACACTGCAAGTTGCAGGAAATGCGTTCCTAGCACTTAAAATTTGCAGAAAGCTGCTTCCTGAAGCACTGGAAGACTGCCTTGAAATTTCCCTCTGAAGCACACTAATGTTGCTGTATGTTGCCACCACATGTCTAAATCTTAAAGGTTTTTGTTTCTTCAAAGACTCCTGTGATTAGAGCAATTAATCCCCTGATGTATTTGATGATCTTGTTAAAATGTAAATTTCTCCTATTACATAAACTTTCTAAAGATCATATGCTTATGCCTAAGTATGACAAACAAGCATTGTTGCTGACTGTGGTGTTGCAACAAAGGAGGAGCAGTCACATGATATGAATGGGAAGGTCTATATCCTGTCTGCTTTCCTAACATTTTTTAATACATCCAAAAGCATTCTTGCAAGGGAAGGAAAaatgcattcatgtatatatgctgAATACAAACATTTGCACCAACCTCCACACACAGGTTTATTGGCCAATGTATGGatgtattcatgcatgcatgcatgtgtatgtgttgtatatatatgtatatatttatatgtatacatatgtatactcacatGGGTGCACAAAGATATGcacatgtttgtgtacacatgcgtgtgtgtgtgtgcgtgcccacccacccccacacacacatgcttgcacacacacacacacacacacacacacacacacacacacacacacacacacacacacacacacacatgtgtgtacacacacatacatgtgcacacacacacgtgcacacacacacacaattgtacaCACCCAtgtccacacaaaacacacacgtgtacacacaaaaacacacatgtacacacaaaaacacacacgtgtacacacaaaaacacgtgtacacacaaaaacacatgtgtacaccaaaaacacatgtaacaacacacacacacaccacaacaccaccccaacacacagacacacacccacacacacacaacccccacaccacacacacacacacacacaacacaacacaccacacacacaccacacacacacacaccacaccaccacacaacacacaccaccacacacacacaacacaacacacaccacacaccacacacacacacacccaccacccaacacacaacacacaaccacaacaaccaccacacacacacacacaccacccacaacacacacacccaccacacacacaccacacaccacacacacacacacacacacacacacacacacacacacacacacacacacacagatatgttatgataacaatattaattgtaAAGGTATTATCTTGGGATATTAATTTTACAATAGAATGCCATTTAACTATTTTGTGAATGTGAAAAATACTCTAGTATGCACAAGCAGTTGTCTGTCTTAGATGATGAATTAATATACACCACTAATCAGCATTAGCTATCATAATGTGACATGACGTAATAATCAGCCAAACCATTAACTGTATTGTAATATTAAattgtcttttcttcctttcagtactattgtgtgtgtgtgtgtgtgtgtgtgtgtgtgtgtgtgtgtgttatacatacatacatatataccatatatatatatatatatatatatatatatatatatatatatatatatacatatacatacatacatacatacatacatacatacatacacacatacatatatgtatgtgtatatacatacatacatacacacatacacatatgtatgtgtatatacatacacacacacacacacacacacacacacacacacacacacaccacacacacacacaccaacactcacacacacacacacacactgcactcacacacacacaccatgcactcacacacacacaccacatgcactcacacacacacacacatgcactccacacacacacacagcacaccacacacacacacaccacacaccacacacacacacacccacacacacacaccacacacccacccacccccacacacacaccacaccacacacacacacacacacacacacacacacacacacaccacacacacacacgcaccacacacacacacacacacacacacacacacacacacacacacacacacacacacacacacacacacacacacacacacacacacacacacacacaccacatctccctctctctctctctctctctctctctctctctctctctctctctctctctctctctctctctctctctctctctctctctctctctctcatggagcAATGCCCAAATGTATAGATGTATTTAGGTTTATTGGCAAGGACTTGGTTACTTGAACTTGGTAAGGATATCTTCCCAATGACTTCAAGGTTGTCCTTCTATAGTATCTTCATGAAATCAATATATTATCTATGGTTTATAAAGGAAAACATTTGCGATTACTTTTTGCTGGGTAATTAAAAGGGTAAACCCAAACCGTGGGGAAGCATAGTTTAGCTTTGCCTTTGCCCTCACAAAGTAGCTTTTGGGCTGCAGGAAAGAAGTGGtattcttttaatattaattGATCAGGGTTAACCCTTCACATTGCTTTGTGATACTGTACATTTACTACTTTCATTATGAAAATGTTCAGAGTATGAAAATTTTTTCAGATGGTGCTTCTGTCTCAGCTGGGGAAAGGAGAAGTCCTGTCACGTCAACAGCCTTTGGCAGGCCAGTTGTTCCTCCCCATCGTGCTGAGTATTCACTTTCAACCACTTTTGAAGATGAAGAAAACCAcattgaagaggaggaagaggaggaagacatcATGGACACCAGTCTTTACTCCAATGCTGACGGGGCAAGAAGGTCTCGTAGAGTTGCAAGAAAGAAACTTATGAAcagcaatgatgacgatgactcaGGTGAGGAGTACAATCCtcggaacagaaagaaaaaatcgtCAGCAAAGACCAAGAAGAAAGGTGTGGCAACAAGAAACCGGGGCAGAGTTACCGTCCAGTacaaagaagagagtgaggatgaATATGTaagtttcaaaaacaaaaatagtggtggtaacaccaaaaagaaaaatgttgtgGAAAGTgaaagtaatgacaatagtagtggTTGTGATATTCCTGGCCCAAGTACAAAAAGAACTAATGGCCAAATATTTGGCATGAAAAGTAGGCTTGAAAGCTCTAGTGATGAGTCAGATGAAGAATTTGGCAGCAAAGGCAAGTCAAATGGAGTGAATGGGGTGGACAATAGAAAACAGGCCAGACAGGGAGGGGTTGGAAAAGTGACTCAGCCAAAGAGCAGTGAAGATAGTGAAGATAGTAGTGGTTCCTCTAGTCTATcagatgatgaaggtaatgattacagtaaagaTCAGTCCAAAGGAAAGCTTGGGTATGTTAAGAGAAGACAATCTACAAGTGATAGTAGTTCTAGTAGTGTAGGTAAGGCCCATCCCAAAGGTAAGAGTAAAAGTCAGATACCACCCACTTCAAAAGGAAAACCAATGAACATCAAACGATATAATAAAGAGGAGAGTGAGGTAGAATTTGATGATGAAGACCTAGAATCAAGTACAGAGGAGAGTGCAGATGATGACCTAAACAATCGTCGAGGcaggaagagaggtgttgcatccAGTGTAAGAAGGGCAAGAAAGATCAtccttgatggtgatgatgaagatgacagaGATTTCATTGTTGATAAAGATTTTATTGATGATGCAGACATGACAGAAGAAGAGTCAAGTTCTCAGTCGGAAAGTGATGAAGGCAGTGAAGATCATGTCAAGcacgtaaagaagaagaaaaaggagaaaaagaaggccAAATCTTCTAAGAAGAAAATGCCTGCcaaaaagaacacaaagaagACCCAACCAAAGAAAagtaatacaaagaaaaaaaacaataagaatgccAAGACCAAGAAGGCTCAGCCACCCAGCAAGCGGCCACAACCGAAGAACGTGCAAGAGCTCATCACAGTCAATAGACCTGGCCAGTCACCCATTCCTTATCAACCCCTCAGCTATGGAAGTCAGATTGTTACTGTAGTTGATCAGATTGAACATAGAGGACGTGTTTTTGGGAGGGTCATAACATCTACATGTGGTGaaaatgatcatggtgatgatgatgaggaagaggaagaggaggaggaggaaagtgagagtgaagatTCTGACTCAGAAGAAAGTAGTGATGGTTACCCAGCACCTACATATAcaaaaggcaaagggaaaccaTTGACAAATCCAACAAATGCAAAACGCTCGTATGAAAGTGACTCTGACTATGAGTGTGCTAAGAgcaaaaagtccaaaaaaagaCCGAGGTAcagtgaagaggaggaaaatgaagaggttgACGTCAGTAGCCGTGGTAGAGTTAGAAAGGCAAATACCCTCATGAGAGACTTCATATAGTATTAGGTTTGATGTAGATGGTTTTAAAATGAAGAATCATTTGAGAACATTTTTTATACTGAATATTTACTAACACACTATATTTTTTAGCAAAGATTTTAGACATCCAAAAAGAAACATTTCACCAGAGAAAGGCCAAAATCAGATGGTGGACATTTTGCTAAAGGTTATTGAGGTGTTGGTTATTCAGGTTGTAAACTGTGATATTTAGAGTTTCCTGTAAAAACAAAATGTAGACAAGTTTTTTAAGCTTAATGTAATGTCATATAAAAGGGTCATTAAAGCTTCAAACAGTATGTATTGTGTGATATTATTAGATACAATCTCTCAGGGGTGCCTGCAACCAATTTATTTTCTTACTCTACCCATTTTCTTATCATTCATAcctcattttttaatttataaataaaaactctGTTGTGAAGTTGAAAGTCAACAGAAGTACAGACTTAATGACCAGATATACACTGCCTTAAAGCTTTCAATATTTATAAACCATAACCAGCCCTGTGATTAGAGTAACAACTCAGCCCTCAGATTCTCTTATTTTTTAGAATACTTAATAATGACCAAGACTATTGAAAAGGTCATTGGTGACAGCATCTGTAGTGTCATTAATGATCATAGCTCATGTGACAAggccactattattatttacacttaAGTGCTGTTGCTCTACTGTCCATACTTTGCcttgtgttattatcatgttaatgGAACTTGAAGGCATGGCGATAAAAGACCAAGCAGTATTGCTCAAATGAAGGGTAGCTTTAGGATTAATGTGACAAAAATGATCATGTTAAGCAAGAAAGATTACCCACTGATCATGGTGAGATGTGTCGCCATTGGCTTGTAGTTCTACGTTTGTGAGGTGCAGATTttgaatctattttttatttattttattttatttctccttcttgtatatctatataaataggtAACCAACATAGTTGTCATctgatttttttattggaaaatatGATAGGATATTAGATTAcatgtatatcatttattttattttaaagtgttTGTGTCCTAATTAAATGCAAAATTTGCAACATTAATTCAATCATACTCCAAGTTCCATGTTGGCCCAAAGGCAAGGTCTAATGCCAAGTAACTAAGAACAAAAAAGTAGTTGCAAACAGGTGATAAGCAGTTGTCCATCTCTTGAAGTGTTCAATGAGCTGGAGatgtgcttttttctttttctttatttttgtcttccaTTGTCATTAAATTATTTAAGTGAGCCAAAGATCTGTGTATTTTCctgatttttattaattatttaaaaacagcaAAAGTGATCTTAATAATCCCTCATGTTGGGGGTTTAGGATCATGGTAAAGACACAACCGGATGTAGTTATTTTGCATGTCACTGCCGGTTTTCAAGGACAGGTTATTTGCAATCTTTTCTTCAGGAATTGTAAGTTTCGTAGAGTAGTCTCAGCATTCACGAAGTACTTTACTTTTTTAAGATATTTGATATGTTTTGTAAGTTAACTGCCTAGGCCATTGCCATCTTAAATATTGCTCATAAATTTTCTAATAAAACTGACAACTctcatgtttttctttctgtccacttttttcttccattgaatTGCAATATTGGAAATAGAGACCATATAAAGTTGGTTAATACAGCGACTGTGGGGGATTCCAACGTAGTATACTACATTTGCTTCCTTGTGGCATTATTTATTTGGATGAGTGTACAACTAAGAGATTGATGCAAAAGAAGAGAGttaaaggtaaacaaaaggaaTATATGGAAAAGTTAAAACCatctttggcacacacacacacacactcgcacatgcactcgcacgcacgcacgcaccacacacacacacacacacacacacacacacacacacacacacacacacacacacacacacacacacacaccacacacacacaNNNNNNNNNNNNNNNNNNNNNNNNNNNNNNNNNNNNNNNNNNNNNNNNNNNNNNNNNNNNNNNNNNNNNNNNNNNNNNNNNNNNNNNNNNNNNNNNNNNNGAGGGGGGGaggtatgggtgggtgggtaggtggatgggaggggggaggtatgggtggggaggagggagggaggatagggaggatggggaggagggagggagggaagtgtgggagggagggaggatggggaggag encodes the following:
- the LOC119575632 gene encoding bromodomain and WD repeat-containing protein 1-like, with protein sequence MFQGIMENMIQGKGSVTGKGLCCSLHKITFTSRLDNRFYRRINAVQFDVRYLATNTEKFNQKGSNIVRQARIVTELCLKLIKDDTCIDPTPLYHELQANYHSPDHSDEDPTGESRGGGLRGEGKGGHSKGLRGRGQPAAVKKSWQQMCRDLLRSIFEKEDSIPFRFPVDLERYPDYSQVIDIPMDLTTVREELSASGYSTPHDFAKDVRLIFTNSKNYNTNKRSRIYSMTLRLEAYFEDQIKPILASYKSKGKRGPYKPTRGPKGKFISPSQKILSGQTCAAQAGQSSSKGSSGLSSGGRGGLQKRAPPSRLGSPASSRSGTSGRMSGPRTKHGASVSAGERRSPVTSTAFGRPVVPPHRAEYSLSTTFEDEENHIEEEEEEEDIMDTSLYSNADGARRSRRVARKKLMNSNDDDDSGEEYNPRNRKKKSSAKTKKKGVATRNRGRVTVQYKEESEDEYVSFKNKNSGGNTKKKNVVESESNDNSSGCDIPGPSTKRTNGQIFGMKSRLESSSDESDEEFGSKGKSNGVNGVDNRKQARQGGVGKVTQPKSSEDSEDSSGSSSLSDDEGNDYSKDQSKGKLGYVKRRQSTSDSSSSSVGKAHPKGKSKSQIPPTSKGKPMNIKRYNKEESEVEFDDEDLESSTEESADDDLNNRRGRKRGVASSVRRARKIILDGDDEDDRDFIVDKDFIDDADMTEEESSSQSESDEGSEDHVKHVKKKKKEKKKAKSSKKKMPAKKNTKKTQPKKSNTKKKNNKNAKTKKAQPPSKRPQPKNVQELITVNRPGQSPIPYQPLSYGSQIVTVVDQIEHRGRVFGRVITSTCGENDHGDDDEEEEEEEEESESEDSDSEESSDGYPAPTYTKGKGKPLTNPTNAKRSYESDSDYECAKSKKSKKRPRYSEEEENEEVDVSSRGRVRKANTLMRDFI